The Comamonas piscis region TGGTGCTGGTGCTGCGCTTGGAGGGCGCCTTCTTGGTAGCGGTCTGGCGCACCGCGGGCTTGCGCGCATTGCTGCTGTTGCGCGCGCTGGCCCTGCCACGCGGGGCAGGGGCGGCGCCCACGCGCACGGGCATGTACAAAACCACCTGGTGGCCGACCTTGAAGGCACTCTTGACGCCGACATCGTTCCAGTCGGCGACCTGCGAGGCGGTGACCCGGTAGCGCTGGGCGACGCGGGCGACGGTATCGCCCTTGCGGGCCTTGACGGTGGTGCGGCGGGTGACGACTTCCGGCGTCAGCGCGATGTGGGCGTTGTCGGCCAGGTGGCTGGACACATCTTGCTTGACGGCGGCCGAGCGCGGCACCATCAGCGACGAGCCGCCCTTGACCATCATGCGCGGCGGAATGTTGTTGACCGCGCGCAGGTCGTTCTCGCTCATGCTGACCATGCCGGCGGCGGTGGCCACGGTCATGGTGCTGGGGACGGTCCAGACGGTCCAGCTCGCGTACTGGCCTTTTTCATGGGCCTGCAGGTTGCGGCGGAACACATTGGCGTTGTCCCAGGGCAGCAGCACCTGCGGCGTGCCGGCCTTGAAGATCACCGGGCGGTTGAACGAGGGGTTGAGCGATTTCAGCTCATCCATCGTGACGCCGGCCATCTCGGCGACCTGGGCGGTGTCGATGTCGCGGTCCAGCGTGACGGCCTGGAAGTAGGGGTGGTTTTCGATCAGCGGCAGCTCGGCCTGGAAGCGCTCGGGGTGGGCAATGATGTTCTTGACCGCCTGCAGCTTGGGCACATAGTTGCGCGTCTCATCGGGCATGCTCAGGTCGGTGTAGGCGCCGCCCAGCCCTTGCTTTTGGTTGCGCGCAATCGCGCGGCCCACGCTGCCTTCGCCCCAGTTGTAAGCGGCCAACGCCAGGTGCCAGTCGCCAAACATGTTGTAGAGCTTTTGCAGGTAGTCCAGTGCTGCGCGGGTGGAGGCCAGCACATCGCGGCGGTCGTCGCGGAACATGTTCTGCTTGAGGTCGAAATAGGTGCCCGTGGCCGGCATGAATTGCCACATGCCGGCGGCCTTGGCGCTGGACACCGCCTGCGGGTTGTAGGCGCTCTCGATGTAGGGAAGCAAGGCCAACTCGGTGGGCATGCCCCGACGTTCCAGCTCCTCGACGATGTGGAACATGTACTTGGACGAGCGCGCCGTCATGCGCTGGATGTAATCGGGGCGGGTGGAGTACCACTGCTCCTGGCTGGCGACCAGGTCATTTTCCAGATCGGGCATCGCAAAGCCGCGGCGGATACGGTCCCAGAGATCGTCAGGCACCGCCAAGTTGGTGACCGCGCCATTGCCCTGCAGGTTGGTGGCATTGATGGGGCTGAGCGGGCCGCTGGGGTAGCTGGGCGTGTGGGGGGCGGTGCTGGCTTTGAGGGGCGGGTCCACCGGCAGGCTGTTGGGGGCGCCAGTTTCGGTCGTGGCGCAGCCGGTGAGGGCGAGTAGGGCGCTCAGGCTCCACAGGTACAGATGCTTCATCAAAATTGGTTCTTCCAGCGACGCAGCGCGGCAAAAACGGCGACCGAGTCGCTGCTAGGGGTGGAGGGATCAAACTGCTGCGCAGCGCGGGCCACGGGGGCCAGGCTGCAACGCAAGAAGGGGTTGATGCGCAGCTCGTTGCCAAGCTGCGCGGGCAGGGTGGGCTCGCCTCGGTCGCGCAGCTGCTCGCAGTGCGCCAGATAGCGGGCGATGTCCTGGTTGTCGGGCTCCACCGCCTGGGCAAAGCGCAGGTTGGAGAGCGTGTACTCGTGGGCAGCACAGACCCGCGTGTTGGCGGGCAGCGCAGCCAGGGCCGACAGCGATGCATGCATCTGCGCGGGCGTGCCTTCAAAAAGGCGACCGCAGCCGCCTGAGAACAAGGTGTCGCCACAAAACAAAATGGGCTGGCCCGCTACATCGGCGCAGTAATAAGCGATATGACCGGCGGTATGGCCGGGCACATCGATCACCTGCCACTGCAGGCCGAGCAGCACCAGGCTGTCGCCGCCCTGCATGGGCTGGCAAGGCTGGGGAATGTCTTCGGTAGCGGGGCCGTAAACGCGGGCA contains the following coding sequences:
- a CDS encoding transglycosylase SLT domain-containing protein, whose product is MKHLYLWSLSALLALTGCATTETGAPNSLPVDPPLKASTAPHTPSYPSGPLSPINATNLQGNGAVTNLAVPDDLWDRIRRGFAMPDLENDLVASQEQWYSTRPDYIQRMTARSSKYMFHIVEELERRGMPTELALLPYIESAYNPQAVSSAKAAGMWQFMPATGTYFDLKQNMFRDDRRDVLASTRAALDYLQKLYNMFGDWHLALAAYNWGEGSVGRAIARNQKQGLGGAYTDLSMPDETRNYVPKLQAVKNIIAHPERFQAELPLIENHPYFQAVTLDRDIDTAQVAEMAGVTMDELKSLNPSFNRPVIFKAGTPQVLLPWDNANVFRRNLQAHEKGQYASWTVWTVPSTMTVATAAGMVSMSENDLRAVNNIPPRMMVKGGSSLMVPRSAAVKQDVSSHLADNAHIALTPEVVTRRTTVKARKGDTVARVAQRYRVTASQVADWNDVGVKSAFKVGHQVVLYMPVRVGAAPAPRGRASARNSSNARKPAVRQTATKKAPSKRSTSTTKKKR
- the gloB gene encoding hydroxyacylglutathione hydrolase translates to MHLLPLPAFNDNYIWLLHDGQHALIVDPGQAAPALEALRRLDLQLQAIVVTHHHGDHTGGVAELREATGARVYGPATEDIPQPCQPMQGGDSLVLLGLQWQVIDVPGHTAGHIAYYCADVAGQPILFCGDTLFSGGCGRLFEGTPAQMHASLSALAALPANTRVCAAHEYTLSNLRFAQAVEPDNQDIARYLAHCEQLRDRGEPTLPAQLGNELRINPFLRCSLAPVARAAQQFDPSTPSSDSVAVFAALRRWKNQF